A single window of Streptococcus cristatus ATCC 51100 DNA harbors:
- the gla gene encoding aquaglyceroporin Gla: protein MDFSWAIKYATEFLGTAILIILGNGAVANVELKGTKGHQSGWLVIAVGYGMGVMIPALMFGNTSGNHINPAFTLALAISGYFPWAHVAPYILAQVLGAIFGQALVVATHRPYYLKTENPNNILGTFSTISSLDHGTPESRKAATINGFINEFVGSFVLFFAAMGLTKLHFGAELKVLIEKNVQQQALQAAQAGQKVAESDVQSLIHNTFAQATNGSSAVAHLALGFLVMALVTSLGGPTGPGLNPARDLGPRILHFILPKSILGEHKGDSKWWYSWVPVVAPIAAGIAAVALFKAIYG from the coding sequence ATGGATTTCAGTTGGGCTATTAAATATGCCACGGAATTTTTAGGAACAGCTATCCTTATCATTTTGGGGAATGGTGCTGTTGCCAATGTTGAATTAAAAGGAACTAAAGGTCATCAAAGTGGCTGGTTGGTCATTGCTGTTGGTTACGGTATGGGGGTTATGATTCCAGCTTTGATGTTTGGAAATACCTCAGGTAACCACATCAACCCTGCCTTCACTTTAGCACTTGCGATTAGTGGTTACTTCCCATGGGCGCATGTAGCACCTTACATTCTTGCTCAAGTTTTGGGTGCTATCTTCGGACAGGCTTTGGTCGTAGCGACACACCGCCCTTACTACTTGAAAACAGAAAATCCAAACAATATCTTGGGTACTTTCTCAACCATTTCAAGTCTAGATCACGGAACACCTGAATCTCGTAAAGCAGCAACAATCAATGGCTTTATCAATGAGTTTGTTGGTTCCTTTGTTCTTTTCTTTGCAGCGATGGGCTTGACTAAACTTCACTTCGGTGCGGAACTGAAGGTTCTTATCGAGAAGAATGTACAACAACAAGCTCTTCAAGCAGCTCAAGCAGGTCAAAAAGTAGCAGAATCAGATGTTCAAAGTCTGATTCACAATACATTTGCACAAGCAACAAATGGTTCATCTGCTGTCGCTCACTTGGCGCTTGGTTTCCTTGTCATGGCTTTGGTAACTTCACTTGGAGGTCCTACTGGACCAGGTCTTAACCCAGCCCGTGACCTCGGACCTCGTATCTTGCACTTTATCTTGCCAAAATCAATCCTTGGTGAACACAAGGGCGATTCAAAATGGTGGTATTCTTGGGTACCGGTTGTGGCACCAATTGCGGCTGGTATTGCAGCAGTAGCTTTGTTTAAAGCGATTTACGGATAA
- a CDS encoding CppA N-terminal domain-containing protein, which produces MSVNHVARIVPVIKVNNRNLNQDFYSKTLGMKSLLEEGAQLSLGDQTKTERLILEESPSMRSRRVKGAKKLARLVIKVAQASEIEALLARGIEVDSLYRGEKGYAFEAISPEGDHILLHAEEDLSSLQPVQETPAFEVQDDFIGLSQFDVEKIELRVPDLQAVKAFYQPVSNVLDFLDVQEAQGDDLQADNTKTWDLAMLKCLVADFDVEKLSSIFATQEFFVPKSKKFLVSQDQSNIELWFEQL; this is translated from the coding sequence ATGAGTGTGAATCATGTTGCAAGAATTGTTCCAGTAATAAAAGTAAATAATCGGAACCTAAATCAAGATTTCTATAGTAAAACGCTAGGGATGAAATCCCTATTAGAAGAAGGAGCCCAGTTGTCTTTGGGCGATCAAACCAAAACAGAAAGATTGATCTTAGAAGAATCTCCAAGCATGCGCTCTCGTCGAGTTAAAGGGGCAAAAAAATTGGCTCGCTTAGTGATCAAGGTGGCACAAGCGTCAGAAATTGAGGCTTTGTTGGCTCGAGGGATTGAAGTTGATAGTTTATATCGTGGGGAGAAAGGTTATGCTTTTGAAGCGATTTCCCCAGAAGGCGATCACATCCTGCTCCATGCAGAAGAGGATCTGAGCAGCTTACAACCAGTCCAAGAAACTCCTGCATTTGAAGTGCAGGACGACTTTATCGGCTTGAGTCAATTTGATGTGGAAAAGATTGAGCTTCGTGTCCCGGATTTACAGGCTGTCAAGGCTTTCTATCAACCAGTGAGCAATGTCTTGGATTTCCTAGATGTGCAGGAAGCCCAAGGAGACGATTTGCAGGCTGATAATACGAAAACTTGGGATTTAGCTATGCTCAAATGTTTGGTGGCAGACTTTGATGTGGAAAAATTGTCATCGATTTTTGCAACACAGGAATTTTTTGTCCCTAAATCTAAAAAATTCTTGGTCAGCCAAGACCAAAGTAATATTGAACTATGGTTTGAGCAACTATGA
- a CDS encoding serine hydrolase domain-containing protein, with protein sequence MTQRILEKIDQQLAAGLYPGASLSLYRDGHWQSFYLGLADPANQSVTRAGLVYDLASVSKVVGVGTLVAFLLQTGDLDIDAPLRQYYPAFHDDRVTLRQLLTHTSGLDPFILNRDRLNAQELKAALNSLTVLDDKAFHYTDVNFLLLGFMLEELYGEALDRLFEYKIFKPWAMKNTSFGPVASAVPTVRGVKAGVVHDPKARVLGHHAGSAGLFSRLEDLQIFLEHYLRDEFAEKLSQNYALEPGKTRSLAWNLEGEWLDHTGYTGTFIMYNRAEQKAAIFLSNRTYEKDERAQWILDRNELMDLIRKEW encoded by the coding sequence ATGACCCAGCGGATTTTAGAAAAGATCGATCAGCAGCTTGCTGCAGGGCTTTATCCTGGGGCTAGTTTGTCTCTTTATCGTGATGGACACTGGCAGAGTTTTTATCTGGGCTTAGCAGACCCGGCCAATCAATCAGTAACGCGAGCTGGTCTGGTTTATGATCTGGCCAGCGTCAGCAAGGTGGTTGGTGTAGGGACCTTGGTGGCATTTTTGCTTCAGACTGGTGACTTGGATATCGATGCGCCTTTGCGACAATACTATCCAGCCTTTCATGATGATCGGGTGACTCTGCGCCAGTTGTTGACCCATACCTCTGGGCTAGATCCCTTTATTCTTAATCGGGATAGGCTCAATGCTCAAGAATTAAAGGCGGCCCTCAATAGCTTGACAGTGCTGGATGACAAAGCCTTCCATTATACAGATGTTAATTTTCTCCTGCTGGGCTTTATGCTGGAGGAGCTGTACGGGGAAGCTTTGGACCGCTTATTTGAATACAAGATTTTTAAGCCGTGGGCGATGAAGAACACTAGCTTTGGGCCAGTAGCTTCTGCGGTGCCGACTGTTCGTGGCGTGAAAGCGGGAGTGGTTCATGATCCCAAAGCGCGTGTCCTAGGCCATCATGCCGGTAGTGCTGGACTTTTTTCAAGACTTGAGGATTTGCAGATCTTTTTAGAGCATTATTTGCGGGATGAATTTGCAGAGAAATTGAGCCAAAACTATGCTCTAGAGCCTGGCAAGACACGCAGTCTAGCTTGGAATTTGGAAGGGGAATGGCTGGATCATACTGGCTATACGGGTACTTTTATCATGTACAATCGGGCGGAACAGAAAGCCGCAATCTTTCTGTCCAATCGCACCTATGAAAAGGATGAACGTGCCCAGTGGATTTTAGACCGCAATGAACTGATGGATTTAATCAGAAAAGAGTGGTAG